In the genome of Myxococcus stipitatus, one region contains:
- a CDS encoding site-2 protease family protein — protein MERATLLFWLWMLFFAVNVLWALGQTAVATSFGARPTAVQLGYGPTLFSVTLSGIRWSLRPIALGSSVSFDGPPAEGAKDAPLENRLRRLPVGLHLAVILVPWLFLVGVAMACLGAREGLGQFLSGFAIPFQPSALPGRLERFIALLQSGEVLRAWGLASAKLAALNLLPVPMLAGGSALLLPWRNRPVPVWVAGLNFLALAFFLPWACYALYLLGGAVFR, from the coding sequence ATGGAACGTGCCACCCTGCTCTTCTGGCTCTGGATGCTCTTCTTCGCCGTCAATGTCCTCTGGGCCCTGGGACAGACGGCGGTGGCCACCTCCTTCGGCGCGCGCCCCACGGCGGTGCAACTGGGTTACGGGCCCACGTTGTTCTCGGTGACGCTGAGCGGAATCCGGTGGTCGCTCAGGCCCATCGCCCTGGGCAGCTCGGTGAGCTTCGATGGCCCGCCCGCGGAAGGCGCCAAGGACGCGCCTTTGGAGAACCGCCTGCGTCGGCTCCCCGTGGGCCTGCACCTGGCGGTCATCCTCGTGCCCTGGCTCTTCCTGGTGGGCGTCGCCATGGCGTGCCTGGGCGCGCGTGAGGGGTTGGGCCAGTTCCTCTCGGGCTTCGCCATCCCCTTCCAGCCCTCCGCCCTCCCCGGCCGCCTGGAGCGCTTCATCGCCCTGCTCCAGTCCGGCGAGGTGCTGCGCGCCTGGGGCCTCGCCAGCGCCAAGCTGGCCGCCCTCAACCTCTTGCCCGTGCCCATGCTGGCGGGGGGCTCCGCGCTGCTGCTCCCCTGGCGCAACCGGCCCGTGCCCGTGTGGGTCGCGGGCCTCAACTTCCTGGCGCTGGCCTTCTTCCTGCCCTGGGCCTGCTACGCCCTCTACCTGCTCGGCGGCGCCGTCTTCCGCTGA
- a CDS encoding LysE family translocator — MLFEPTRLLAFLLAGVALNLTPGPDTMYVLARSMGQGRSAGFVSALGISVGCLFHICAAALGLSALLATSALAFLVVKWVGALYLVWMGVQMLRSKTGPQAVEGLQPASLWRIFRDGVVTNVLNPKVALFFLAFLPQFVDPSRGSTGLQFVLLGLLFDVTGTLWLVFLAGVAGGFGAWLRRNPRFSAWQQRVTGGVFVALGARLALQERA, encoded by the coding sequence ATGCTCTTCGAGCCGACGCGCCTTCTGGCCTTCCTCCTCGCCGGAGTGGCCCTCAACCTGACCCCCGGGCCGGACACGATGTATGTGCTGGCGAGGAGCATGGGACAGGGCCGGTCCGCGGGGTTCGTCTCCGCGCTCGGCATCAGCGTGGGCTGCCTCTTCCACATCTGCGCGGCGGCCCTGGGGTTGTCGGCGCTGCTCGCCACCTCCGCCCTGGCGTTCCTGGTGGTGAAGTGGGTGGGCGCGCTCTACCTGGTGTGGATGGGCGTGCAGATGCTGCGCAGCAAGACAGGGCCCCAGGCGGTGGAGGGGCTCCAGCCCGCGAGCCTCTGGCGCATCTTCCGCGACGGCGTCGTCACCAACGTGCTCAACCCGAAGGTGGCCTTGTTCTTCCTGGCCTTCCTGCCGCAGTTCGTGGACCCGTCGCGGGGCTCCACGGGCCTGCAGTTCGTCCTGCTCGGGCTGCTGTTCGACGTGACGGGGACGCTGTGGCTCGTCTTCCTCGCGGGCGTGGCAGGAGGCTTCGGCGCGTGGCTGAGGCGCAACCCGCGCTTCTCCGCGTGGCAGCAGCGCGTGACGGGCGGCGTGTTCGTCGCGCTGGGCGCCAGGCTCGCGCTCCAGGAGCGCGCGTAG
- the aqpZ gene encoding aquaporin Z, with protein MERKAPAAGIAAKGDEAMRKYVAEFVGTFVLVLGGVGAAVLAGDRIGFLGVSFAFGLSLLAMVYVIGPISGCHVNPAVTVGLSLAGKFENKHLLGYIVAQCLGAFLAAGVVLAIAKGIPGGYQASVAGLGSNGYGLASPEGYSAGAAFLTEVALTFLLVLTVLGATDARAPVGFAGLAIGLVLTLIHLVGIPVTNTSVNPARSLGPAVFAGGTALGQLWLFIIAPLLGSGLAAAVYRTLFRPVAAISARTAERSLDTQRAQRIAEDRGDRTHSPV; from the coding sequence TTGGAGAGGAAAGCCCCGGCCGCGGGCATCGCGGCCAAGGGCGATGAGGCGATGAGGAAGTACGTGGCCGAGTTCGTCGGGACGTTCGTCCTGGTGCTCGGCGGCGTGGGAGCGGCCGTGCTGGCGGGGGACCGCATTGGTTTCCTGGGTGTCTCGTTTGCCTTTGGTCTGTCGCTCCTGGCCATGGTGTATGTCATTGGCCCCATCTCCGGCTGCCACGTGAATCCCGCGGTGACGGTGGGGCTGTCCCTGGCGGGCAAGTTCGAGAACAAGCACCTGCTGGGCTACATCGTGGCGCAGTGCCTGGGGGCCTTCCTGGCCGCGGGGGTGGTGCTGGCCATCGCGAAGGGGATTCCCGGGGGCTACCAGGCGTCTGTCGCGGGCCTGGGCTCCAACGGGTATGGCCTTGCGTCTCCGGAAGGGTACAGCGCGGGGGCGGCCTTCCTGACGGAGGTGGCGCTCACCTTCCTGCTCGTGCTGACGGTGCTGGGGGCGACGGACGCGCGGGCGCCGGTGGGCTTCGCGGGGCTGGCCATCGGCCTGGTCCTGACGCTCATCCACCTGGTGGGCATCCCGGTGACGAACACGTCGGTGAACCCCGCGCGCAGCCTGGGGCCGGCGGTGTTCGCGGGGGGCACGGCGCTGGGGCAGCTGTGGTTGTTCATCATCGCGCCGCTGCTGGGCAGCGGACTGGCGGCGGCGGTGTACCGCACGCTGTTCCGTCCCGTGGCGGCCATCTCCGCGCGCACGGCGGAGCGCTCGCTGGATACGCAGCGGGCCCAGCGCATCGCCGAGGACCGGGGGGACAGGACGCACTCGCCGGTGTGA
- the hpt gene encoding hypoxanthine phosphoribosyltransferase yields MAFYEQEVGVLIPEDKLQARVRELGAQITRDYAGKELTFVCVLKGSTFFAMDLARAVDLPLTMEFLGVSSYQGGTETTGEVRITTDVSKPMAGKHLLIIEDIIDTGLTMSFLLENLRARHPASLKLCSLLEKPSRARTKIDIDYKGFVIDDHFVVGYGLDYGEKLRNVPFIGVMKGK; encoded by the coding sequence TTGGCGTTCTACGAGCAGGAAGTCGGAGTCCTGATTCCCGAGGACAAGCTGCAGGCACGCGTGCGGGAGCTGGGCGCGCAAATCACCCGGGACTACGCGGGCAAGGAGCTCACGTTCGTCTGTGTGCTCAAGGGCTCCACGTTCTTCGCCATGGACCTGGCGCGGGCGGTGGACCTGCCGCTGACGATGGAGTTCCTGGGGGTGTCCAGCTACCAGGGCGGCACGGAGACGACGGGAGAGGTGCGCATCACCACCGACGTCAGCAAGCCCATGGCGGGCAAGCACCTGCTCATCATCGAGGACATCATCGACACGGGGCTCACCATGAGCTTCCTGCTGGAGAACCTGCGGGCCCGGCACCCGGCGTCGCTGAAGCTGTGCTCGCTGCTGGAGAAGCCGTCGCGCGCCCGGACGAAGATCGACATCGACTACAAGGGCTTCGTCATCGATGACCACTTCGTGGTGGGCTACGGCCTGGACTACGGAGAGAAGCTCCGCAACGTGCCATTCATTGGCGTGATGAAGGGCAAGTAG
- a CDS encoding uracil phosphoribosyltransferase, with product MRDTLYANVPFQLNEMTHHYGRNVHLVGNPFLLSQLATLCAKGVIQPQINRLVETLYVDLVKTVVNAEFPRKMVSLPTRMIDYTPQGLYQGEVIDPQVRVVTVNIARAGTLPSQVTYDLLNATVDPTVVRQDHIIMSRMIDAAESVVGSQIGGAKIGGDVDDAIVLFPDPMGATGGSLSTAITLYKEKVPGTPRRIITLNLIVTPEYLRKMTTDHPDVIIYALRLDRGLSPPEVFGTAPGALWEKERGLDDRQYIVPGGGGFGEIMNNAYV from the coding sequence ATGCGTGACACCCTGTACGCGAACGTGCCCTTCCAGTTGAACGAGATGACCCACCACTATGGACGAAACGTCCATCTGGTCGGCAATCCGTTCCTGCTCTCCCAGTTGGCCACGTTGTGCGCCAAGGGTGTCATCCAGCCGCAGATCAACCGGCTGGTGGAGACGCTCTACGTCGACCTGGTGAAGACGGTGGTGAACGCGGAGTTCCCCCGGAAGATGGTGAGCCTGCCCACGCGGATGATTGATTACACACCGCAGGGGCTCTACCAGGGGGAGGTCATCGACCCGCAGGTCCGGGTGGTGACGGTGAACATCGCGCGGGCGGGCACGCTGCCCTCGCAGGTGACGTACGACCTGCTCAACGCGACGGTGGACCCGACGGTGGTGCGTCAGGACCACATCATCATGAGCCGGATGATCGACGCGGCCGAGTCCGTGGTGGGCTCGCAGATTGGCGGCGCGAAGATTGGCGGCGACGTGGATGACGCCATCGTGCTGTTCCCGGACCCGATGGGGGCCACGGGGGGCAGCCTGTCCACGGCCATTACGCTCTACAAGGAGAAGGTGCCCGGGACGCCCCGGCGCATCATCACCCTGAACCTCATCGTCACGCCGGAGTACCTGCGGAAGATGACGACGGACCACCCGGACGTCATCATCTACGCGCTCCGGTTGGACCGGGGCCTGTCTCCTCCGGAGGTGTTCGGCACGGCGCCGGGCGCGCTCTGGGAGAAGGAGCGGGGCCTGGATGACAGGCAGTACATCGTCCCCGGAGGCGGCGGCTTCGGGGAGATCATGAACAACGCCTACGTGTAG
- a CDS encoding thymidine kinase → MHQFPKDIGWIEVICGSMFSGKTEELIRRVQRAVYGKQKVQVFKPRIDNRYDETQVVSHSKLKVTSTPLERAEEIFYKLEPDTQVVGIDEVQFFGAEVVAVVEALANKGLRVICAGLDQDYQGRPFEPMPQLMAVAEYVTKELAICVVCGNPANRSQRIVSSGERVVVGAAGAYEPRCRKCHVPEPTEGTPPQTLELFD, encoded by the coding sequence GTGCACCAATTCCCCAAAGATATCGGGTGGATAGAGGTCATCTGCGGCTCCATGTTCTCCGGCAAGACGGAGGAGCTGATCCGCCGCGTCCAGCGTGCCGTGTACGGCAAGCAGAAGGTGCAGGTCTTCAAGCCTCGCATCGACAACCGGTACGACGAGACGCAGGTGGTGAGTCACTCCAAGCTGAAGGTGACCTCCACGCCGTTGGAGCGGGCTGAAGAGATTTTTTACAAGCTGGAGCCCGACACCCAGGTGGTGGGCATCGACGAGGTGCAGTTCTTCGGCGCCGAGGTCGTCGCGGTGGTGGAGGCGTTGGCCAACAAGGGGCTGCGCGTCATCTGCGCGGGGCTGGACCAGGACTACCAGGGGCGCCCCTTCGAGCCCATGCCGCAGCTGATGGCGGTGGCGGAGTACGTGACGAAGGAGCTGGCCATCTGCGTGGTTTGCGGCAATCCGGCCAATCGCTCCCAGCGCATCGTGTCCAGTGGTGAGCGCGTCGTCGTGGGCGCGGCCGGAGCGTACGAGCCGCGGTGCCGCAAGTGTCACGTGCCGGAGCCCACCGAGGGCACGCCGCCGCAGACGCTGGAGCTGTTCGACTGA